Proteins encoded by one window of Ascochyta rabiei chromosome 1, complete sequence:
- a CDS encoding P-type Ca(2+) transporter, which produces MSRVSTPSLPTFHASNGGSTSSRPGSPRLQPPAEHKRSGTPSPKQSITASYSILSRQETAQRLQTSETHGLASSDASARIHAHGRNELPHEEPEPLWLRFVKQFKETLILLLLGSAAVSLMLGNLEDAISITAAVTIVVTVGFVQEYRSEKSLEALNSLVPHSAHIVRAGQEHSRATGTATEEIELDHLKDTTAALAAAKRKSTTISATLLVPGDLVLFHTGDRIPADIRITHAADLSIDESNLTGENEPVGKTPDTITPPSGTQRAPSPFYASEGAGTVGADIRLNDQKNIAFMGTLVRSGYGQGIVIGTGGNTEFGAISASLQEIESPRTPLQLSMDQLGKDLSYMSFVVIAFIGLVGLWRGWKFLEVFQIGVSLAVAAIPEGLPIIVTVTLALGVLRMSKRDAIVRRLPSVETLASVNVVCTDKTGTLTTNHMTVTKLWHFDELAPIDVKKKHDTDNLDSPTRNILRIGNIVNNARLLSDEAASASTAAVLSSTMGDDNSLARSRWVGQPTDVALLDLLDAFSEDDVRERLGTRKFETPFSSERKWMGVVISGKSGADLNSSLDVSYIKGAIERVLDRCDAYVNAQGKEANLDQSRRQEVLRAADAMAQEGLRVLGFASGPARKKASSGTLTPAASSASAMGDDEHYRGLVFAGLVGMSDPPRKGVEKAIRRLMAGKVKVIMITGDAETTAVAIGKSLGMPINANSALGRSVIRGDELDQMSDEELSRAIATTSIFARTSPEHKMKIIRALQARGDVVAMTGDGVNDAPALKKADIGISMGKLGTDVAKEAADMILTDDNFATILNAMEEGKGIFYNIQNFLTFQLSTSAAALSLVLLSTFLGFQNPLNAMQILWINILMDGPPAQSLGVEPVDPAVMALPPRPRHARVLTRKLIQRVLQSASIIMLGTLTTYYREMSVDNEVTARDTTMTFTCFVLFDMFNALTCRSSTKSVLTGEIGVFDNKMFNYAVSGSLVGQLLVIYFPPLQHVFQTEALGLLDLAHLIAVASCVFWADEGRKAYLRYQTRRGYGGGYSTAV; this is translated from the exons ATGTCCAGAGTCTCGACACCGTCACTGCCCACGTTCCATGCTTCCAATGGGGGGTCCACATCTTCGCGCCCTGGCTCTCCACGCCTGCAACCGCCAGCGGAGCACAAGAGGAGCGGAACCCCTTCG CCCAAGCAATCGATAACAGCCTCGTACTCGATTCTGTCACGTCAGGAAACCGCGCAAAGACTACAGACGTCAGAAACCCACGGTCTAGCCTCGTCCGATGCCTCGGCGCGCATACATGCTCACGGACGCAACGAGCTTCCCCACGAAGAGCCCGAGCCGCTATGGCTTCGGTTCGTGAAGCAGTTCAAGGAGACTCTGATCTTGTTGTTACTGGGGTCCGCCGCCGTGTCTTTGATGCTGGGCAACCTCGAGGATGCCATCAGTATCACAGCAGCAGTCACAATCGTTGTCACCGTGGGCTTTGTACAGGAATACCGGTCTGAGAAGTCTTTGGAGGCGCTGAACTCGTTGGTGCCGCACTCTGCACACATCGTTCGGGCAGGCCAGGAGCACTCGCGCGCGACCGGTACGGCTACAGAAGAGATCGAACTGGACCACCTGAAGGATACGACAGCGGCGCTGGCGGCTGCCAAGCGAAAGTCGACCACCATCTCCGCGACATTGCTGGTACCGGGTGACTTGGTCCTCTTCCACACTGGCGACCGCATACCGGCTGATATTCGAATCACCCACGCTGCAGATCTCTCCATCGACGAGTCGAACCTGACGGGAGAGAACGAGCCAGTCGGCAAGACCCCAGATACAATCACCCCTCCGTCGGGGACACAACGCGCACCGTCGCCTTTCTACGCCTCCGAGGGTGCTGGAACGGTTGGCGCCGATATTCGTCTCAATGACCAGAAGAACATCGCGTTCATGGGCACTTTGGTTCGATCAGGCTATGGCCAGGGCATCGTCATTGGCACAGGCGGCAACACCGAATTCGGCGCCATTTCGGCATCCCTACAGGAGATTGAGAGCCCACGAACACCTTTACAGTTGTCCATGGATCAGCTGGGAAAGGATCTCAGTTACATGTCGTTTGTCGTAATCGCTTTCATCGGCCTTGTAGGACTCTGGAGAGGCTGGAAATTCCTGGAAGTCTTCCAAATCGGCGTATCACTCGCAGTCGCTGCGATTCCAGAAGGGCTGCCAATCATCGTCACGGTCACGCTTGCCCTGGGTGTGTTGAGGATGTCGAAACGCGATGCGATTGTACGACGCCTCCCTAGTGTCGAGACATTGGCATCAGTCAACGTCGTCTGCACTGACAAGACCGGCACGCTCACAACCAACCACATGACGGTCACCAAGTTATGGCACTTTGATGAGTTGGCCCCGATAGACGTCAAGAAGAAGCATGATACGGACAACCTCGATTCTCCCACCCGGAACATCCTGCGCATCGGTAACATTGTCAACAACGCGCGCCTGTTGAGCGACGAAGCCGCGTCTGCATCAACGGCTGCAGTGCTGTCGTCAACCATGGGCGACGACAATTCGTTGGCAAGAAGTCGGTGGGTGGGCCAGCCTACAGACGTTGCACTTTTAGACCTCCTCGACGCCTTCTCAGAAGACGATGTTAGGGAAAGACTCGGCACGCGCAAGTTCGAAACCCCATTCAGCTCCGAGAGAAAGTGGATGGGGGTCGTCATCAGCGGCAAATCTGGTGCAGATCTGAATTCAAGTTTGGACGTGTCGTACATCAAGGGTGCAATTGAAAGAGTACTTGATCGATGCGACGCCTATGTCAACGCTCAAGGGAAAGAGGCAAACCTCGATCAGTCACGAAGGCAAGAGGTCCTAAGAGCTGCAGACGCAATGGCACAGGAAGGGTTGCGAGTACTGGGCTTTGCAAGCGGGCCTGCGCGTAAGAAGGCGAGCAGCGGCACATTGACACCAGCGGCTTCTTCGGCCTCTGCCATGGGTGACGACGAACACTACCGCGGCTTGGTTTTCGCTGGCCTGGTTGGCATGAGCGATCCGCCGCGAAAGGGCGTGGAGAAGGCTATTCGACGTCTGATGGCTGGCAAAGTCAAGGTGATTATGATCACAGGTGACGCTGAAACCACAGCAGTGGCCATCGGCAAGAGCCTAGGCATGCCAATTAACGCCAACTCGGCCCTCGGACGCTCTGTCATCCGCGGTGATGAATTGGACCAGATGAGTGATGAGGAGCTTTCCCGAGCCATTGCCACGACCTCCATCTTTGCGCGCACAAGTCCAGAACACAAGATGAAGATCATCCGTGCGCTTCAAGCACGGGGCGATGTCGTTGCGATGACCGGTGACGGCGTCAACGATGCACCTGCTCTGAAGAAGGCTGATATCGGCATCTCCATGGGCAAGCTTGGTACAGATGTCGCCAAGGAGGCGGCTGATATGATCCTTACAGACGACAACTTCGCCACAATTCTGAATGCTATGGAGGAAGGCAAGGGCATCTTCTACAACATCCAAAACTTCCTGACGTTCCAGCTGAGTACCAGTGCGGCGGCGTTGAGTCTGGTGTTGCTGAGTACCTTCCTCGGCTTTCAAAACCCACTCAACGCCATGCAAATTCTTTGGATCA ACATTCTCATGGACGGCCCTCCTGCGCAGTCGCTCGGCGTCGAGCCAGTCGACCCAGCCGTCATGGCTCTACCGCCGCGACCTCGACATGCGCGCGTACTCACCCGCAAACTCATCCAACGCGTCCTGCAGTCCGCCTCTATCATTATGCTCGGCACTCTGACCACGTACTACCGCGAAATGAGTGTCGACAACGAAGTGACAGCTCGCGACACCACCATGACATTCACCTGCTTCGTGCTCTTCGACATGTTCAATGCCCTCACTTGCCGTTCGTCGACAAAGTCGGTACTTACTGGCGAGATCGGTGTGTTTGACAACAAAATGTTCAATTACGCCGTGTCTGGGTCGTTGGTTGGACAGCTCCTTGTGATCTACTTCCCGCCGCTGCAACACGTCTTCCAGACGGAAGCGCTGGGGTTGTTGGATCTCGCACATCTCATCGCTGTCGCGAGCTGTGTTTTCTGGGCTGACGAGGGGAGGAAGGCATACTTGAGGTATCAGACAAGAAGAGGGTACGGCGGCGGATACAGTACTGCTGTATGA